The following are encoded in a window of Streptomyces sp. SAT1 genomic DNA:
- a CDS encoding winged helix-turn-helix domain-containing protein produces the protein MSFEEGVAPREPRDLTEPKAMRALAHPTRLALLEALGRREPLTATEAARMVGESPTNCAFHLRTLAKYGFVEEAGGGAGRSRPWRRTHIGFRFEDAADAGDTETTTAAAALGAVLWEVWLERIRKVGAMRAGFSGDWSRITSSADAVFHLTPEEAESLLGEMTALLHRYRERLDDPSLRPEGAVPMELIQFTFPADALRPLED, from the coding sequence ATGTCTTTCGAAGAAGGCGTCGCTCCCCGTGAACCCCGCGACCTCACCGAACCGAAGGCCATGCGCGCCCTCGCCCATCCCACACGCCTGGCCTTGCTCGAAGCGCTCGGCCGCCGCGAGCCGCTGACCGCGACCGAGGCCGCCCGGATGGTGGGCGAGTCCCCGACCAACTGCGCCTTCCATCTGCGCACGCTGGCGAAGTACGGCTTCGTGGAGGAAGCGGGAGGCGGTGCGGGGCGCAGCCGCCCCTGGCGGCGTACCCACATCGGCTTCCGCTTCGAGGACGCGGCCGACGCCGGCGACACCGAGACCACGACCGCCGCCGCCGCGCTCGGCGCGGTGCTCTGGGAGGTGTGGCTGGAGCGGATCCGCAAGGTCGGCGCGATGCGGGCAGGGTTCTCCGGGGACTGGAGCAGGATCACCAGCTCCGCAGACGCGGTCTTCCACCTCACCCCGGAGGAAGCCGAGTCCCTCCTGGGGGAGATGACCGCGCTTCTCCACCGCTACCGCGAGCGGCTCGACGATCCCTCGCTGCGCCCCGAGGGCGCCGTCCCGATGGAGCTGATCCAGTTCACGTTCCCCGCCGACGCCCTGCGCCCGCTGGAGGACTGA
- a CDS encoding FAD-dependent monooxygenase, with product MHDVVIVGGGPVGLFLAGELGLAGCSVLVLEREPAPGSPWRADPLGMRGLSAGSVEAFYRRGMLPALRAAATGTEDGPGPDTDPSTDTDPSTDTDPSTGTNTDTDTDTDTDEPSPPRTVGHFAGIVLDPARVDLAALPFRLPGPAGDGVMTCLEAVEALLSERAALLGVEIRRGVAVTGVEQDDEHVVARAGGQAYPARWLVGCDGGRSTVRGLAGFEFTGSGPQFTGYVMLADVAEPDLLRPGFHHTPHGMYLRMPAEGHLGVMDFDGGAFDRSRPPALGHLQSVLRRVSGTEVTLNGVSLVSTYTDRAMQTTTYRLGRVLLAGDAAHIHSPLGGQGLNLGIGDAMNLGWKLAATVRGHAPDGLLDTYTRERHPVGADVLDRSRVQVAAMRPDEHGRALRGMLGDLLATRDGTTHMFGRLSGTSIRYDLGGDHPLTGRSAPDLRLDDGTRLGELLRDGRGVLLDLSADRRLRDTATGRASRLRYAAGTAKNDLGLGAVLVRPDGFVACAAGRDVDPRPFERAAERWFGR from the coding sequence GTGCATGACGTGGTGATCGTGGGCGGTGGTCCGGTCGGGCTGTTCCTCGCCGGCGAACTCGGTCTCGCGGGCTGCTCGGTCCTGGTCCTGGAGCGGGAGCCGGCGCCCGGCTCCCCGTGGCGGGCCGACCCGCTCGGGATGCGGGGCCTGTCCGCCGGATCCGTCGAGGCGTTCTACCGCCGGGGGATGCTGCCCGCGCTCCGTGCGGCAGCAACGGGCACGGAGGACGGCCCCGGACCCGACACCGACCCGAGCACGGACACCGACCCGAGCACGGACACCGACCCGAGCACGGGCACAAACACGGACACAGACACGGACACGGACACGGACGAGCCGTCCCCTCCCCGCACGGTGGGCCACTTCGCGGGCATCGTGCTCGATCCGGCGCGGGTCGACCTCGCCGCCCTGCCGTTCCGGCTGCCCGGCCCGGCCGGGGACGGCGTCATGACCTGTCTCGAAGCGGTCGAGGCGCTGCTGTCCGAGCGGGCGGCACTGCTCGGCGTGGAGATCCGGCGCGGCGTCGCGGTGACCGGCGTCGAACAGGACGATGAACACGTGGTCGCGCGAGCCGGCGGACAGGCGTACCCGGCGCGCTGGCTCGTCGGCTGCGACGGCGGACGCAGCACGGTGCGCGGACTCGCGGGCTTCGAATTCACCGGCTCAGGACCGCAGTTCACCGGCTACGTCATGCTCGCCGACGTCGCCGAGCCCGATCTGCTGCGCCCCGGGTTCCACCACACACCGCACGGCATGTACCTCCGGATGCCCGCCGAGGGTCACCTCGGCGTGATGGACTTCGACGGCGGTGCCTTCGACCGCTCGCGGCCCCCGGCCCTGGGCCACCTCCAGTCCGTGCTGCGCCGCGTGTCCGGCACGGAGGTGACGCTGAACGGCGTCTCGCTCGTGTCGACCTACACCGACCGGGCGATGCAGACGACGACCTACCGGCTCGGGCGCGTTCTGCTCGCCGGTGACGCGGCGCACATCCACTCACCCCTCGGCGGCCAGGGACTCAACCTCGGCATCGGTGACGCCATGAACCTCGGGTGGAAACTCGCGGCGACCGTGCGCGGACACGCGCCCGACGGGCTCCTCGACACCTACACCCGCGAACGGCACCCCGTGGGAGCCGACGTGCTCGACCGCTCGCGCGTCCAGGTGGCGGCGATGCGGCCGGACGAGCACGGCCGCGCGCTGCGCGGGATGCTGGGCGACCTGCTCGCGACCCGCGACGGGACGACCCACATGTTCGGGAGGCTGTCCGGGACGTCGATCCGCTACGACCTCGGCGGCGACCACCCGCTGACCGGCCGCAGCGCCCCCGACCTCCGCCTCGACGACGGCACCCGCCTCGGCGAGTTGCTGCGGGACGGCCGAGGGGTCCTGCTCGACCTCAGCGCCGACCGGCGCCTGCGCGACACGGCCACCGGCCGGGCGAGCCGACTGCGCTACGCGGCCGGCACGGCGAAGAACGACCTCGGCCTGGGCGCTGTCCTCGTCCGCCCGGACGGCTTCGTCGCCTGCGCGGCCGGCCGCGACGTCGACCCGCGACCGTTCGAGCGGGCCGCCGAGCGGTGGTTCGGCCGCTAG
- a CDS encoding SGNH/GDSL hydrolase family protein — translation MTITLRPGTTVMFTGDSITDSGRSASEDGLGSGYPLHIAGEWGLRHPDRPVTWLNSGVGGHKVMDLEARWQTDVLDARPDVVSILVGINDVGWHTLDPDGYMIPVEDFAAGYDRLLAPLAERGTGLILVEPFLLPYSDSLDIDDDHHIGPDDWKQWRADLDPKIQAVRDLAHRYGARLLAADGMFAQLAAATGPAHWAADGVHPTPAGHAALREAWLRLVA, via the coding sequence ATGACGATCACCCTGCGCCCGGGAACCACCGTGATGTTCACCGGCGACTCGATCACCGACAGCGGGCGGTCGGCGAGCGAGGACGGCCTCGGGTCCGGCTACCCGCTGCACATCGCGGGGGAGTGGGGCCTGCGGCACCCGGACCGGCCCGTGACCTGGCTGAACTCCGGGGTCGGCGGCCACAAGGTCATGGACCTGGAGGCCCGTTGGCAGACCGATGTGCTCGACGCCCGTCCGGACGTGGTGTCGATCCTCGTCGGCATCAACGACGTCGGCTGGCACACCCTCGACCCGGACGGCTACATGATTCCCGTGGAGGACTTCGCGGCCGGCTACGACCGCCTGCTCGCGCCGCTGGCCGAGCGCGGCACCGGACTGATCCTCGTCGAGCCCTTCCTTCTGCCGTACAGCGACAGCCTGGACATCGACGACGACCACCACATCGGCCCGGACGACTGGAAGCAGTGGCGCGCCGACCTGGACCCCAAGATCCAGGCCGTCCGCGACCTCGCCCACCGGTACGGCGCCCGGCTGCTCGCCGCCGACGGCATGTTCGCCCAGCTCGCCGCGGCGACCGGCCCGGCGCACTGGGCCGCCGACGGCGTCCACCCGACCCCGGCGGGCCACGCCGCCCTCAGGGAGGCGTGGCTGAGGCTGGTCGCCTGA